Proteins co-encoded in one Desulfobulbaceae bacterium genomic window:
- a CDS encoding mechanosensitive ion channel family protein: MDYINEYLQKISWDSLIQTSFKIFIILFLAWLGMFILRKSLVRLEKRLLDQGRAAGEPPSESEKRIETVIRLVKQASFLALWITVILVILKEIGVEIGPILASAGVLGLAIGFGAQNLVKDVIAGFFYILENQVRVGDVAIINGTGGLVEQINFRTIVLRDLGGIVHIFPNGSVTTLSNLTNEWSAYVFNIGVAYKENTDHVIDVMNQVGAEMMEDADFGPFMLEPPEIFGVDKFDSSSVIIKGRIKTRPIRQWMVGREYLRRIKLAFDTANIEIPFPHQTVYFGAASKPIDVQLLEKFS; the protein is encoded by the coding sequence ATGGATTATATAAATGAGTACTTACAGAAGATCAGTTGGGACAGTTTAATTCAAACCAGTTTTAAGATTTTTATTATTTTATTTTTGGCCTGGCTCGGGATGTTTATCCTGCGAAAATCTCTGGTTCGACTCGAAAAACGGCTTTTAGACCAGGGCAGAGCCGCCGGAGAACCACCATCCGAATCTGAAAAAAGAATCGAAACGGTCATCCGGTTAGTCAAACAGGCCTCATTTTTAGCATTATGGATCACAGTTATTCTGGTAATTCTCAAGGAGATCGGTGTTGAAATCGGACCAATACTGGCGAGTGCCGGAGTTCTTGGCCTGGCAATCGGTTTTGGTGCTCAAAACCTTGTCAAAGACGTGATAGCCGGGTTCTTTTATATTCTTGAAAATCAGGTGCGGGTAGGAGATGTCGCGATAATTAACGGTACCGGAGGTTTGGTGGAACAGATAAATTTTAGAACAATTGTTCTTCGTGACCTGGGTGGAATTGTTCATATCTTCCCAAATGGATCGGTAACCACATTAAGCAACCTGACCAACGAATGGTCGGCATATGTTTTCAATATCGGTGTGGCCTATAAGGAAAACACCGATCATGTTATTGATGTCATGAATCAGGTAGGGGCTGAGATGATGGAGGACGCTGATTTTGGTCCATTTATGCTTGAGCCGCCGGAGATATTTGGGGTCGACAAATTTGATAGTTCCTCAGTTATTATAAAAGGCAGAATCAAGACAAGGCCCATTCGACAATGGATGGTTGGCAGAGAGTATCTGCGGCGCATTAAGCTGGCCTTTGATACGGCAAACATCGAAATTCCTTTTCCGCACCAGACAGTTTACTTTGGCGCGGCAAGCAAGCCAATTGATGTTCAGTTACTTGAAAAATTTAGTTAG